The Panthera tigris isolate Pti1 chromosome F3, P.tigris_Pti1_mat1.1, whole genome shotgun sequence genome includes a window with the following:
- the THBS3 gene encoding thrombospondin-3 isoform X2, translating into METQELRGALALLLLCTFACASQDLQVIDLLTVGESRQMTAVAEKIRTALLTAGDIYLLSTFRLPPKQGGVLFGLYSRQDNTRWLEASVVGKINKVLVRYQREDGKVHAVNLQQAGLADGRTHTALLRLRGPSRPSLALQLYVDCKLGDQHAGLPGLAPIPPAEVDGLEIRTGQKAYLRMQGFVESMKMILGGSMARVGALSECPFQGDESIHRAVTNALHSILGEQTKALVTQLTLFNQILVELRDDIRDQVKEMSLIRNTIMECQVCGFHEQRSHCSPNPCFRGVDCMEVYEYPGYRCGPCPPGLQGNGTHCSDINECAHADPCFPGVSCINTMPGFRCEACPQGYKGTRVSGVGIDYARASKQVCQDIDECSDGNNGGCDPNSICTNTVGSFKCGPCRLGFVGNQSQGCVPARTCHSPAHSPCHVHAHCLFERNGAVSCSCNVGWAGNGNVCGTDTDIDGYPDQALPCMDNNKHCKQDNCLLTPNSGQEDADNDGVGDQCDDDADGDGIKNVEDNCRLFPNKDQQNSDTDSFGDACDNCPNVPNNDQKDTDGNGEGDACDNDVDGDGIPNGLDNCPKVPNPLQTDRDEDGVGDACDSCPEMSNPTQTDADSDLVGDVCDTNEDSDGDGHQDTKDNCPQLPNSSQLDSDNDGLGDECDGDDDNDGIPDYVPPGPDNCRLVPNPNQKDSDGNGVGDVCEDDFDNDAVVDPLDVCPESAEVTLTDFRAYQTVVLDPEGDAQIDPNWVVLNQGMEIVQTMNSDPGLAVGYTAFNGVDFEGTFHVNTVTDDDYAGFLFSYQDSGRFYVVMWKQTEQTYWQATPFRAVAQPGLQLKAVTSASGPGEHLRNALWHTGHTPDQLRPTGLPLHCVPRCPVPWARTGPLLSLPSRHRRTASAPLSSSSGSRGSGAGAAEGRPGEAL; encoded by the exons ATGGAGACGCAGGAACTTCGGGGGGCCCTggctcttctcctcctctgcacTTTCGCATGTGCCAGTCAGGACCTGCAGG TGATTGACCTGCTGACTGTGGGCGAGTCTCGGCAGATGACCGCTGTGGCAGAGAAGATCCGGACCGCCCTGCTCACTGCTGGGGACATCTACCTCTTGTCCACCTTCCGCCTGCCCCCCAAACAGGGTGGTGTCCTCTTTGGCCTCTACTCTCGGCAGGACAACACACGATGGCTGGAGGCCTCTGTTGTGGGCAAAATCAACAAAG TGCTGGTGCGGTACCAGCGGGAGGACGGCAAGGTCCACGCGGTGAACCTGCAGCAGGCGGGCCTGGCCGACGGGCGCACGCACACGGCTCTCCTGCGACTCCGAGGTCCCTCCCGACCCAGCCTCGCCCTGCAGCTCTACGTGGACTGCAAACTGGGTGACCAGCACGCCGGGCTCCCAGGGCTGGCCCCCATTCCTCCAGCGGAGGTGGATGGGCTGGAGATTAGGACCGGACAGAAGGCTTATTTGAGGATGCAG GGCTTTGTGGAGTCTATGAAAATGATTCTGGGCGGGTCCATGGCCCGGGTGGGAGCCCTGAGTGAGTGTCCGTTCCAGGGGGACGAGTCCATCCACAGAGCAG TGACCAACGCGCTCCATTCCATCCTCG GGGAGCAGACCAAGGCGCTGGTCACCCAGCTCACCCTCTTCAACCAGATCCTGGTGGAGCTGCGGGATGACATCCGAGACCAG GTGAAGGAAATGTCCCTGATCCGAAACACCATCATGGAGTGTCAGGTGTGCG GCTTCCACGAGCAGCGTTCGCACTGCAGCCCCAACCCCTGCTTCCGCGGCGTGGACTGCATGGAGGTGTACGAGTACCCCGGCTACCGCTGCGGGCCCTGCCCCCCCGGCCTGCAGGGAAATGGCACCCACTGCAGCGACATCAATGAG TGTGCCCACGCGGACCCTTGTTTTCCTGGCGTCAGCTGCATCAACACCATGCCCGGCTTCCGCTGTGAGGCCTGTCCCCAGGGCTACAAAGGCACGCGGGTGTCCGGTGTGGGTATCGACTACGCCCGCGCCAGCAAA CAGGTCTGCCAGGACATCGACGAATGCAGTGACGGTAACAACGGTGGCTGCGACCCCAACTCCATCTGCACCAACACTGTG GGTTCCTTCAAGTGTGGTCCCTGTCGCCTGGGCTTCGTGGGCAACCAGAGCCAGGGCTGCGTCCCCGCCCGCACCTGCCACAGCCCAGCCCACAGCCCCTGCCACGTCCACGCGCACTGTCTCTTTGAACGCAACGGGGCCGTGTCCTGCTCG TGTAACGTGGGCTGGGCCGGGAACGGGAACGTGTGTGGGACCGACACGGACATCGACGGTTACCCGGACCAGGCCCTGCCCTGCATGGACAACAACAAACATTGCAAGCAG GACAATTGCCTTTTGACCCCCAACTCTGGCCAGGAAGATGCTGATAACGATGGCGTGGGGGACCAGTGCGACGATGATGCCGATGGCGATGGGATCAAGAATGTCGAG GACAACTGCCGGCTCTTCCCCAACAAGGACCAGCAAAACTCAGACACAGATTCATTCGGGGATGCCTGTGACAACTGCCCCAACGTTCCCAACAATGACCAGAAGGACACGGATGGCAATGGGGAAGGGGATGCCTGTGACAACGACGTGGACGGGGACG GTATCCCCAACGGACTGGACAATTGCCCTAAAGTCCCCAACCCCCTGCAGACAGACAGGGATGAGGACGGGGTGGGAGATGCGTGTGACAGCTGCCCTGAAATGAGCAATCCCACTCAG ACAGACGCAGACAGCGACCTGGTGGGGGATGTCTGTGACACCAACGAGGACAG CGACGGGGATGGACATCAGGACACCAAGGACAACTGCCCACAGCTGCCAAACAGCTCCCAGCTGGACTCCGACAACGACGGCCTTGGAGATGAGTGTGACGGGGACGATGACAACGACGGGATCCCAGATTATGTGCCTCCCGGTCCCGACAACTGTCGCCTGGTTCCCAATCCCAATCAGAAGGACTCAGATG GCAATGGCGTTGGTGACGTGTGTGAGGATGACTTTGACAATGATGCGGTGGTTGACCCCCTGGACGTGTGTCCCGAAAGTGCGGAGGTGACCCTCACGGATTTTCGGGCCTATCAGACGGTTGTCCTGGATCCTGAGGGTGATGCCCAGATTGACCCAAACTGGGTGGTGCTCAACCAG GGCATGGAAATCGTTCAGACCATGAACAGTGACCCCGGCCTGGCCGTTG gatACACAGCCTTCAACGGTGTGGACTTCGAAGGCACCTTCCACGTGAACACGGTCACAGATGACGACTACGCAGGCTTCCTCTTCAGCTATCAGGACAGCGGCCGCTTCTACGTGGTCATGTGGAAGCAGACGGAGCAGACGTATTGGCAGGCCACCCCTTTCCGGGCGGTGGCTCAGCCCGGGCTGCAGCTCAAG GCAGTGACATCCGCGTCTGGCCCAGGTGAACATCTCCGGAACGCCCTGTGGCATACTGGCCACACCCCTGATCAG CTGAGACCCACCGGACTGCCCCTCCACTGCGTTCCTCGGTGCCCGGTGCCCTGGGCCAGGACCGGGCCgctgctctctcttccctctcgCCACAGACGTACCGCCTCAGCCCCGCTCTCCTCGTCCTCAGGCAGCCGGGGCTCTGGCGCGGGTGCTGCGGAAGGAAGACCT GGTGAAGCTCTATGA
- the THBS3 gene encoding thrombospondin-3 isoform X1: METQELRGALALLLLCTFACASQDLQVIDLLTVGESRQMTAVAEKIRTALLTAGDIYLLSTFRLPPKQGGVLFGLYSRQDNTRWLEASVVGKINKVLVRYQREDGKVHAVNLQQAGLADGRTHTALLRLRGPSRPSLALQLYVDCKLGDQHAGLPGLAPIPPAEVDGLEIRTGQKAYLRMQGFVESMKMILGGSMARVGALSECPFQGDESIHRAVTNALHSILGEQTKALVTQLTLFNQILVELRDDIRDQVKEMSLIRNTIMECQVCGFHEQRSHCSPNPCFRGVDCMEVYEYPGYRCGPCPPGLQGNGTHCSDINECAHADPCFPGVSCINTMPGFRCEACPQGYKGTRVSGVGIDYARASKQVCQDIDECSDGNNGGCDPNSICTNTVGSFKCGPCRLGFVGNQSQGCVPARTCHSPAHSPCHVHAHCLFERNGAVSCSCNVGWAGNGNVCGTDTDIDGYPDQALPCMDNNKHCKQDNCLLTPNSGQEDADNDGVGDQCDDDADGDGIKNVEDNCRLFPNKDQQNSDTDSFGDACDNCPNVPNNDQKDTDGNGEGDACDNDVDGDGIPNGLDNCPKVPNPLQTDRDEDGVGDACDSCPEMSNPTQTDADSDLVGDVCDTNEDSDGDGHQDTKDNCPQLPNSSQLDSDNDGLGDECDGDDDNDGIPDYVPPGPDNCRLVPNPNQKDSDGNGVGDVCEDDFDNDAVVDPLDVCPESAEVTLTDFRAYQTVVLDPEGDAQIDPNWVVLNQGMEIVQTMNSDPGLAVGYTAFNGVDFEGTFHVNTVTDDDYAGFLFSYQDSGRFYVVMWKQTEQTYWQATPFRAVAQPGLQLKAVTSASGPGEHLRNALWHTGHTPDQVRLLWTDPRNVGWRDKTSYRWQLLHRPQVGYIRVKLYEGPQLVADSGVIIDTAMRGGRLGVFCFSQENIIWSNLQYRCNDTVPEDFEPFRRQLLQGRA, encoded by the exons ATGGAGACGCAGGAACTTCGGGGGGCCCTggctcttctcctcctctgcacTTTCGCATGTGCCAGTCAGGACCTGCAGG TGATTGACCTGCTGACTGTGGGCGAGTCTCGGCAGATGACCGCTGTGGCAGAGAAGATCCGGACCGCCCTGCTCACTGCTGGGGACATCTACCTCTTGTCCACCTTCCGCCTGCCCCCCAAACAGGGTGGTGTCCTCTTTGGCCTCTACTCTCGGCAGGACAACACACGATGGCTGGAGGCCTCTGTTGTGGGCAAAATCAACAAAG TGCTGGTGCGGTACCAGCGGGAGGACGGCAAGGTCCACGCGGTGAACCTGCAGCAGGCGGGCCTGGCCGACGGGCGCACGCACACGGCTCTCCTGCGACTCCGAGGTCCCTCCCGACCCAGCCTCGCCCTGCAGCTCTACGTGGACTGCAAACTGGGTGACCAGCACGCCGGGCTCCCAGGGCTGGCCCCCATTCCTCCAGCGGAGGTGGATGGGCTGGAGATTAGGACCGGACAGAAGGCTTATTTGAGGATGCAG GGCTTTGTGGAGTCTATGAAAATGATTCTGGGCGGGTCCATGGCCCGGGTGGGAGCCCTGAGTGAGTGTCCGTTCCAGGGGGACGAGTCCATCCACAGAGCAG TGACCAACGCGCTCCATTCCATCCTCG GGGAGCAGACCAAGGCGCTGGTCACCCAGCTCACCCTCTTCAACCAGATCCTGGTGGAGCTGCGGGATGACATCCGAGACCAG GTGAAGGAAATGTCCCTGATCCGAAACACCATCATGGAGTGTCAGGTGTGCG GCTTCCACGAGCAGCGTTCGCACTGCAGCCCCAACCCCTGCTTCCGCGGCGTGGACTGCATGGAGGTGTACGAGTACCCCGGCTACCGCTGCGGGCCCTGCCCCCCCGGCCTGCAGGGAAATGGCACCCACTGCAGCGACATCAATGAG TGTGCCCACGCGGACCCTTGTTTTCCTGGCGTCAGCTGCATCAACACCATGCCCGGCTTCCGCTGTGAGGCCTGTCCCCAGGGCTACAAAGGCACGCGGGTGTCCGGTGTGGGTATCGACTACGCCCGCGCCAGCAAA CAGGTCTGCCAGGACATCGACGAATGCAGTGACGGTAACAACGGTGGCTGCGACCCCAACTCCATCTGCACCAACACTGTG GGTTCCTTCAAGTGTGGTCCCTGTCGCCTGGGCTTCGTGGGCAACCAGAGCCAGGGCTGCGTCCCCGCCCGCACCTGCCACAGCCCAGCCCACAGCCCCTGCCACGTCCACGCGCACTGTCTCTTTGAACGCAACGGGGCCGTGTCCTGCTCG TGTAACGTGGGCTGGGCCGGGAACGGGAACGTGTGTGGGACCGACACGGACATCGACGGTTACCCGGACCAGGCCCTGCCCTGCATGGACAACAACAAACATTGCAAGCAG GACAATTGCCTTTTGACCCCCAACTCTGGCCAGGAAGATGCTGATAACGATGGCGTGGGGGACCAGTGCGACGATGATGCCGATGGCGATGGGATCAAGAATGTCGAG GACAACTGCCGGCTCTTCCCCAACAAGGACCAGCAAAACTCAGACACAGATTCATTCGGGGATGCCTGTGACAACTGCCCCAACGTTCCCAACAATGACCAGAAGGACACGGATGGCAATGGGGAAGGGGATGCCTGTGACAACGACGTGGACGGGGACG GTATCCCCAACGGACTGGACAATTGCCCTAAAGTCCCCAACCCCCTGCAGACAGACAGGGATGAGGACGGGGTGGGAGATGCGTGTGACAGCTGCCCTGAAATGAGCAATCCCACTCAG ACAGACGCAGACAGCGACCTGGTGGGGGATGTCTGTGACACCAACGAGGACAG CGACGGGGATGGACATCAGGACACCAAGGACAACTGCCCACAGCTGCCAAACAGCTCCCAGCTGGACTCCGACAACGACGGCCTTGGAGATGAGTGTGACGGGGACGATGACAACGACGGGATCCCAGATTATGTGCCTCCCGGTCCCGACAACTGTCGCCTGGTTCCCAATCCCAATCAGAAGGACTCAGATG GCAATGGCGTTGGTGACGTGTGTGAGGATGACTTTGACAATGATGCGGTGGTTGACCCCCTGGACGTGTGTCCCGAAAGTGCGGAGGTGACCCTCACGGATTTTCGGGCCTATCAGACGGTTGTCCTGGATCCTGAGGGTGATGCCCAGATTGACCCAAACTGGGTGGTGCTCAACCAG GGCATGGAAATCGTTCAGACCATGAACAGTGACCCCGGCCTGGCCGTTG gatACACAGCCTTCAACGGTGTGGACTTCGAAGGCACCTTCCACGTGAACACGGTCACAGATGACGACTACGCAGGCTTCCTCTTCAGCTATCAGGACAGCGGCCGCTTCTACGTGGTCATGTGGAAGCAGACGGAGCAGACGTATTGGCAGGCCACCCCTTTCCGGGCGGTGGCTCAGCCCGGGCTGCAGCTCAAG GCAGTGACATCCGCGTCTGGCCCAGGTGAACATCTCCGGAACGCCCTGTGGCATACTGGCCACACCCCTGATCAGGTGCGGCTGCTGTGGACTGACCCCCGGAACGTGGGCTGGCGGGACAAGACCTCCTACCGCTGGCAGCTACTGCACCGGCCTCAAGTCGGCTACATTCG GGTGAAGCTCTATGAGGGCCCTCAGCTGGTGGCAGACTCCGGGGTGATCATCGACACGGCCATGCGAGGGGGGCGCCTTGGCGTATTCTGCTTCTCCCAAGAGAACATCATTTGGTCCAATCTCCAGTATCGATGCAATG ACACCGTGCCCGAGGACTTCGAGCCGTTCCGGAGGCAGCTGCTCCAGGGAAGAGCGTGA
- the THBS3 gene encoding thrombospondin-3 isoform X3, translated as METQELRGALALLLLCTFACASQDLQVIDLLTVGESRQMTAVAEKIRTALLTAGDIYLLSTFRLPPKQGGVLFGLYSRQDNTRWLEASVVGKINKVLVRYQREDGKVHAVNLQQAGLADGRTHTALLRLRGPSRPSLALQLYVDCKLGDQHAGLPGLAPIPPAEVDGLEIRTGQKAYLRMQGFVESMKMILGGSMARVGALSECPFQGDESIHRAVTNALHSILGEQTKALVTQLTLFNQILVELRDDIRDQVKEMSLIRNTIMECQVCGFHEQRSHCSPNPCFRGVDCMEVYEYPGYRCGPCPPGLQGNGTHCSDINECAHADPCFPGVSCINTMPGFRCEACPQGYKGTRVSGVGIDYARASKQVCQDIDECSDGNNGGCDPNSICTNTVGSFKCGPCRLGFVGNQSQGCVPARTCHSPAHSPCHVHAHCLFERNGAVSCSCNVGWAGNGNVCGTDTDIDGYPDQALPCMDNNKHCKQDNCLLTPNSGQEDADNDGVGDQCDDDADGDGIKNVEDNCRLFPNKDQQNSDTDSFGDACDNCPNVPNNDQKDTDGNGEGDACDNDVDGDGIPNGLDNCPKVPNPLQTDRDEDGVGDACDSCPEMSNPTQTDADSDLVGDVCDTNEDSDGDGHQDTKDNCPQLPNSSQLDSDNDGLGDECDGDDDNDGIPDYVPPGPDNCRLVPNPNQKDSDGNGVGDVCEDDFDNDAVVDPLDVCPESAEVTLTDFRAYQTVVLDPEGDAQIDPNWVVLNQGMEIVQTMNSDPGLAVGYTAFNGVDFEGTFHVNTVTDDDYAGFLFSYQDSGRFYVVMWKQTEQTYWQATPFRAVAQPGLQLKAVTSASGPGEHLRNALWHTGHTPDQVRLLWTDPRNVGWRDKTSYRWQLLHRPQVGYIRQPGLWRGCCGRKTW; from the exons ATGGAGACGCAGGAACTTCGGGGGGCCCTggctcttctcctcctctgcacTTTCGCATGTGCCAGTCAGGACCTGCAGG TGATTGACCTGCTGACTGTGGGCGAGTCTCGGCAGATGACCGCTGTGGCAGAGAAGATCCGGACCGCCCTGCTCACTGCTGGGGACATCTACCTCTTGTCCACCTTCCGCCTGCCCCCCAAACAGGGTGGTGTCCTCTTTGGCCTCTACTCTCGGCAGGACAACACACGATGGCTGGAGGCCTCTGTTGTGGGCAAAATCAACAAAG TGCTGGTGCGGTACCAGCGGGAGGACGGCAAGGTCCACGCGGTGAACCTGCAGCAGGCGGGCCTGGCCGACGGGCGCACGCACACGGCTCTCCTGCGACTCCGAGGTCCCTCCCGACCCAGCCTCGCCCTGCAGCTCTACGTGGACTGCAAACTGGGTGACCAGCACGCCGGGCTCCCAGGGCTGGCCCCCATTCCTCCAGCGGAGGTGGATGGGCTGGAGATTAGGACCGGACAGAAGGCTTATTTGAGGATGCAG GGCTTTGTGGAGTCTATGAAAATGATTCTGGGCGGGTCCATGGCCCGGGTGGGAGCCCTGAGTGAGTGTCCGTTCCAGGGGGACGAGTCCATCCACAGAGCAG TGACCAACGCGCTCCATTCCATCCTCG GGGAGCAGACCAAGGCGCTGGTCACCCAGCTCACCCTCTTCAACCAGATCCTGGTGGAGCTGCGGGATGACATCCGAGACCAG GTGAAGGAAATGTCCCTGATCCGAAACACCATCATGGAGTGTCAGGTGTGCG GCTTCCACGAGCAGCGTTCGCACTGCAGCCCCAACCCCTGCTTCCGCGGCGTGGACTGCATGGAGGTGTACGAGTACCCCGGCTACCGCTGCGGGCCCTGCCCCCCCGGCCTGCAGGGAAATGGCACCCACTGCAGCGACATCAATGAG TGTGCCCACGCGGACCCTTGTTTTCCTGGCGTCAGCTGCATCAACACCATGCCCGGCTTCCGCTGTGAGGCCTGTCCCCAGGGCTACAAAGGCACGCGGGTGTCCGGTGTGGGTATCGACTACGCCCGCGCCAGCAAA CAGGTCTGCCAGGACATCGACGAATGCAGTGACGGTAACAACGGTGGCTGCGACCCCAACTCCATCTGCACCAACACTGTG GGTTCCTTCAAGTGTGGTCCCTGTCGCCTGGGCTTCGTGGGCAACCAGAGCCAGGGCTGCGTCCCCGCCCGCACCTGCCACAGCCCAGCCCACAGCCCCTGCCACGTCCACGCGCACTGTCTCTTTGAACGCAACGGGGCCGTGTCCTGCTCG TGTAACGTGGGCTGGGCCGGGAACGGGAACGTGTGTGGGACCGACACGGACATCGACGGTTACCCGGACCAGGCCCTGCCCTGCATGGACAACAACAAACATTGCAAGCAG GACAATTGCCTTTTGACCCCCAACTCTGGCCAGGAAGATGCTGATAACGATGGCGTGGGGGACCAGTGCGACGATGATGCCGATGGCGATGGGATCAAGAATGTCGAG GACAACTGCCGGCTCTTCCCCAACAAGGACCAGCAAAACTCAGACACAGATTCATTCGGGGATGCCTGTGACAACTGCCCCAACGTTCCCAACAATGACCAGAAGGACACGGATGGCAATGGGGAAGGGGATGCCTGTGACAACGACGTGGACGGGGACG GTATCCCCAACGGACTGGACAATTGCCCTAAAGTCCCCAACCCCCTGCAGACAGACAGGGATGAGGACGGGGTGGGAGATGCGTGTGACAGCTGCCCTGAAATGAGCAATCCCACTCAG ACAGACGCAGACAGCGACCTGGTGGGGGATGTCTGTGACACCAACGAGGACAG CGACGGGGATGGACATCAGGACACCAAGGACAACTGCCCACAGCTGCCAAACAGCTCCCAGCTGGACTCCGACAACGACGGCCTTGGAGATGAGTGTGACGGGGACGATGACAACGACGGGATCCCAGATTATGTGCCTCCCGGTCCCGACAACTGTCGCCTGGTTCCCAATCCCAATCAGAAGGACTCAGATG GCAATGGCGTTGGTGACGTGTGTGAGGATGACTTTGACAATGATGCGGTGGTTGACCCCCTGGACGTGTGTCCCGAAAGTGCGGAGGTGACCCTCACGGATTTTCGGGCCTATCAGACGGTTGTCCTGGATCCTGAGGGTGATGCCCAGATTGACCCAAACTGGGTGGTGCTCAACCAG GGCATGGAAATCGTTCAGACCATGAACAGTGACCCCGGCCTGGCCGTTG gatACACAGCCTTCAACGGTGTGGACTTCGAAGGCACCTTCCACGTGAACACGGTCACAGATGACGACTACGCAGGCTTCCTCTTCAGCTATCAGGACAGCGGCCGCTTCTACGTGGTCATGTGGAAGCAGACGGAGCAGACGTATTGGCAGGCCACCCCTTTCCGGGCGGTGGCTCAGCCCGGGCTGCAGCTCAAG GCAGTGACATCCGCGTCTGGCCCAGGTGAACATCTCCGGAACGCCCTGTGGCATACTGGCCACACCCCTGATCAGGTGCGGCTGCTGTGGACTGACCCCCGGAACGTGGGCTGGCGGGACAAGACCTCCTACCGCTGGCAGCTACTGCACCGGCCTCAAGTCGGCTACATTCG GCAGCCGGGGCTCTGGCGCGGGTGCTGCGGAAGGAAGACCT GGTGA